From Candidatus Binatia bacterium, the proteins below share one genomic window:
- a CDS encoding alpha/beta fold hydrolase — protein sequence MASTEHGSVAKQWIRTPRANPGARLRLLCLPYSGGAASIFHTWPQLLPLSVEVCAVELPGHGARILEKPFRRMEPLIDALIGATEDLRAGPFAVFGHSLGGTLAFELARELERRDLSAPRGIFVGGAVPPHCPHPVLNWHTLPDDELVDVLDRINGIPQQILQEKELLQLILPGIRGDLELLSTYRYVEEGPLRSPLWAFAGASDPLAKPEQIEAWAELSPDGFAFSVVEGGHFFLSTNREGFLANLGLALKGLVDEVRGRGPVLTRSPTAAGPATDDARSPESPSTPSLPVGAAGSAV from the coding sequence GTGGCTTCGACGGAGCACGGGAGCGTCGCCAAGCAGTGGATTCGCACGCCGCGCGCCAATCCGGGCGCGCGGCTGCGGCTCCTCTGCTTGCCGTACTCGGGCGGAGCGGCGTCGATCTTCCACACGTGGCCGCAGTTGCTGCCGCTGTCTGTGGAGGTCTGCGCGGTCGAGTTGCCAGGGCACGGCGCTCGAATTCTGGAGAAGCCCTTCCGGCGTATGGAACCGCTTATCGATGCACTGATCGGAGCGACCGAGGACCTCAGAGCCGGGCCGTTCGCCGTCTTCGGGCACAGCCTGGGCGGAACCCTCGCCTTCGAGCTAGCGCGAGAGTTGGAGCGGCGCGACCTGTCGGCGCCCCGGGGCATCTTTGTCGGTGGTGCAGTCCCGCCGCACTGCCCCCATCCGGTGCTCAACTGGCATACGCTCCCCGATGACGAGCTCGTCGACGTGCTCGACCGGATCAACGGTATTCCCCAGCAGATCCTTCAGGAGAAGGAGCTTCTCCAACTGATCCTTCCGGGCATCCGGGGCGACCTCGAGCTGTTGTCGACATATCGCTACGTCGAGGAGGGGCCGCTTCGTTCGCCTCTCTGGGCTTTCGCTGGAGCGAGTGATCCGCTTGCAAAGCCCGAGCAGATCGAAGCCTGGGCCGAGCTCTCGCCCGACGGCTTCGCGTTCTCCGTGGTCGAAGGCGGCCATTTCTTCCTCAGTACGAACCGTGAAGGATTCCTCGCGAACCTCGGACTTGCGCTGAAGGGTCTCGTGGACGAGGTGCGCGGCCGCGGGCCGGTCCTGACGCGATCGCCGACGGCCGCGGGGCCCGCCACGGACGACGCACGAAGCCCGGAGAGCCCTTCGACTCCCAGCCTCCCCGTGGGCGCTGCGGGGTCCGCGGTGTAG